One stretch of Cohnella algarum DNA includes these proteins:
- the uvsE gene encoding UV DNA damage repair endonuclease UvsE has translation MRVRFGFVAMSVQLENASPSRTMTMANFAKLADREAGLRRLETLAEENIRNTLRLLKHCRYMGVKVYRMTSKLIPLATHEDLADWSPYEKLAPSFAEIGSFAREHGIRLSFHPDHFTVLSTPREEVLRKSVKDLEHHVRILECMGLDERALCNIHVGGSYGNKEEAGQRFLRNFGSLDERIGRRLTLENDDKTFTAAETLAICEAAGTPMVLDLHHHAVNSGGESAEVLWPRIARTWERFEPLGLPPKLHASSPKSATDPRGHADYVESGPLLAFLRSIAGSTPAVDVMIEAKQKDLALVKLMEDMKAAAADGEGVRIVDGASIEVEG, from the coding sequence ATGCGAGTCAGGTTCGGTTTTGTCGCCATGTCCGTTCAATTGGAAAACGCATCCCCGTCCCGGACGATGACGATGGCGAATTTCGCCAAACTCGCGGACCGAGAGGCGGGGCTTCGTCGTTTGGAGACGCTTGCCGAGGAAAACATCCGCAATACGCTGCGCCTGCTGAAGCACTGCCGGTATATGGGCGTCAAAGTGTACCGAATGACCTCCAAGCTCATCCCGCTGGCGACGCATGAGGACCTCGCCGACTGGTCCCCTTACGAAAAGCTGGCTCCGTCGTTTGCGGAAATCGGAAGCTTTGCCCGCGAGCACGGCATCCGCCTGTCGTTTCACCCCGACCACTTTACGGTGCTGAGCACGCCCCGCGAAGAGGTGCTCCGCAAATCGGTCAAGGATCTCGAGCATCATGTGCGAATTCTCGAGTGCATGGGGCTCGACGAGCGGGCGCTCTGCAACATTCACGTCGGCGGAAGCTACGGGAACAAGGAGGAAGCGGGCCAACGGTTTCTGCGCAATTTCGGCTCGCTGGACGAGCGGATCGGACGGCGTCTGACGCTGGAAAACGACGATAAAACGTTCACGGCCGCGGAAACGCTGGCGATCTGCGAGGCGGCCGGGACCCCGATGGTGCTGGACCTGCACCATCACGCGGTCAATTCCGGCGGCGAGTCCGCGGAAGTGCTGTGGCCGCGCATCGCCCGGACATGGGAACGGTTCGAGCCGCTCGGTCTTCCTCCCAAGCTGCACGCATCCAGCCCGAAAAGCGCGACAGACCCGCGTGGCCATGCCGACTACGTGGAATCCGGGCCGCTGCTCGCCTTTTTGCGGAGCATCGCGGGTTCGACGCCGGCCGTTGACGTCATGATCGAGGCGAAGCAAAAGGACCTGGCGCTGGTCAAGCTTATGGAGGACATGAAGGCGGCCGCGGCGGACGGGGAAGGGGTGCGGATCGTCGACGGGGCAAGCATCGAAGTTGAAGGGTAG
- a CDS encoding sulfite exporter TauE/SafE family protein codes for MEGWAWTLFALIGVVSAIFGSIVGLGGGIVIVPSLVLIAPAMLGEAVSTQTAVGTSLAVLILTAFTATWTYKKQGKVDFKTGWLLFATSGPAAMAGAAATNDVPKGPFQLSFGLFMFVMFVLMIARERMKPLSRDWPVRRTFADADGNEYEYGYSIGLALAIGAGVGVSSGLFGIGGGSLFVPLMVLLFGFPPHVATATSMFVILLSSVTGSAVHAANGNIDWLLFAALAPGAIVGGKLGAAIAARMTGKQLMWLLRATLLAVAVYLIIKGSGEMG; via the coding sequence TTGGAAGGTTGGGCTTGGACGCTGTTCGCGCTGATCGGCGTCGTTTCCGCCATATTCGGAAGCATCGTCGGCTTGGGCGGAGGCATCGTCATCGTTCCGTCGCTCGTCTTGATCGCGCCGGCCATGCTCGGAGAGGCGGTGTCGACGCAGACGGCCGTCGGCACTTCGCTTGCGGTGCTGATCTTGACCGCGTTTACGGCCACCTGGACCTATAAAAAACAAGGCAAAGTCGACTTTAAAACCGGATGGCTGCTGTTCGCCACGAGCGGTCCCGCGGCGATGGCGGGCGCCGCCGCGACGAATGATGTCCCGAAAGGCCCCTTTCAACTGAGCTTCGGCCTGTTCATGTTCGTCATGTTCGTTCTCATGATCGCCCGGGAGCGCATGAAGCCGCTGAGCCGGGACTGGCCCGTACGCCGGACGTTCGCCGATGCGGACGGGAACGAATACGAGTACGGGTATTCGATCGGACTGGCGCTTGCGATCGGAGCGGGAGTCGGCGTTTCGTCCGGCTTGTTCGGCATCGGAGGCGGCTCCCTGTTCGTGCCGCTTATGGTGCTGCTGTTCGGGTTCCCGCCCCACGTCGCGACGGCCACGTCCATGTTCGTCATTTTGCTGTCCTCCGTGACGGGAAGCGCGGTGCATGCGGCAAACGGCAACATCGATTGGCTGCTGTTCGCCGCCCTCGCTCCCGGCGCGATCGTCGGCGGAAAACTGGGCGCGGCGATCGCCGCGCGGATGACGGGCAAGCAGCTGATGTGGCTGTTGAGGGCGACGCTGCTCGCGGTTGCCGTCTATTTGATCATTAAAGGATCGGGGGAAATGGGCTGA
- a CDS encoding inositol monophosphatase family protein, translated as MDANEPVIGSKSFTAVAVNCAAKAGEWIKTKIGNFAAPDVKYSKHDLVTEVDKGAERLIRNLIVTHFPEHSFLGEEGVEPGPEASAKALERKSEAEYLWIVDPVDGTTNYVHGFPFYSVSIALAYKGQVIVGVVYDPSRDELFVAERGKGAYVHGKRMSVSKETALAQSLVATGLPADHVAALPANLRQIQALAPQVRNLRIAGSAALHMAYVAAGRLSGFWEVGLNAWDLAAGSLLVEEAGGRLSDQAGQPYHLGVRDIAASNGRIHDELIESLAKA; from the coding sequence ATGGATGCCAACGAGCCGGTTATCGGCAGCAAGAGCTTTACGGCGGTCGCCGTCAACTGCGCAGCCAAGGCCGGTGAATGGATTAAAACCAAAATCGGCAACTTCGCGGCCCCCGACGTCAAATACAGCAAGCACGATCTCGTCACCGAAGTGGACAAGGGAGCGGAGAGGCTGATTCGGAATTTGATCGTGACCCACTTTCCGGAGCATTCTTTTTTGGGCGAGGAAGGGGTCGAACCCGGCCCGGAAGCTTCGGCGAAGGCGCTGGAACGCAAAAGCGAAGCGGAATATTTGTGGATCGTCGACCCGGTCGACGGAACGACCAATTACGTGCACGGTTTCCCGTTTTATTCGGTATCGATCGCCTTGGCTTATAAGGGACAAGTTATCGTCGGCGTCGTATACGATCCTTCCCGGGACGAGCTGTTCGTAGCCGAACGGGGCAAAGGCGCTTACGTACACGGGAAAAGAATGAGCGTTTCGAAGGAGACGGCTCTCGCGCAAAGCCTCGTCGCCACCGGCCTGCCGGCGGATCACGTGGCGGCGCTTCCGGCCAATCTGCGCCAGATTCAGGCGCTGGCTCCGCAGGTGCGGAATTTGCGGATCGCCGGCTCGGCCGCCTTGCACATGGCCTACGTGGCGGCGGGACGGCTTAGCGGGTTTTGGGAAGTGGGGCTCAACGCCTGGGATTTGGCCGCGGGCTCGCTGCTCGTCGAAGAGGCGGGAGGGCGGCTGTCCGATCAGGCCGGCCAGCCTTATCATCTCGGCGTCCGGGACATTGCGGCGAGCAACGGCCGGATTCACGACGAGCTGATCGAATCGCTCGCCAAAGCGTAA
- a CDS encoding LysR family transcriptional regulator produces MNVQQLKVFLKAAASRTISDAAEELGLKQPTVTFHLKKLEDTLGVELFRKRSGRLRLSEAGEDLLPYARKIAAMMDEAQRLMSEYRDQGRGKLRLGASYTPATYFLPAYLAEFQMKFPLTLPLLTVKQASDVLAMLHRYEVDVAVVSLPDEPYPELHVIKLADDGLKLVLPPRHRLAGRQNVAVSDLADEPFLVHETGSTSRELAEHWARENGLRWNVRMELGAVETIKEAVKHGMGIGLLPGRSVLREAADGDLAVRELPGKVRPRTISLVYRKEDSLASQASRFIAFMRAKLDV; encoded by the coding sequence ATGAACGTCCAACAGTTGAAAGTCTTTCTAAAAGCGGCCGCCAGCCGCACGATTTCGGATGCCGCCGAGGAGTTGGGGCTCAAGCAGCCAACGGTTACGTTTCATTTGAAAAAGTTGGAGGATACGCTCGGAGTCGAGCTGTTTCGCAAAAGGTCCGGGCGTCTGCGGCTTAGCGAAGCCGGGGAGGACCTGCTCCCTTACGCCCGCAAAATCGCCGCCATGATGGACGAAGCCCAGCGGCTAATGAGCGAGTACAGGGATCAGGGACGGGGCAAGCTCAGACTGGGCGCGAGCTATACGCCCGCCACTTATTTCCTGCCGGCGTATCTCGCCGAGTTCCAGATGAAATTCCCTTTGACGCTCCCGCTGCTGACGGTGAAGCAAGCTTCCGACGTGCTTGCCATGCTGCACCGGTACGAAGTGGACGTCGCCGTCGTTTCGCTGCCGGACGAGCCCTATCCGGAGCTTCACGTCATCAAGCTCGCCGATGACGGATTAAAGCTCGTCCTGCCTCCGCGGCATCGGCTGGCGGGGAGGCAGAACGTCGCCGTGAGCGACCTTGCGGACGAGCCGTTTCTCGTTCATGAGACGGGGTCGACCTCGCGGGAGCTGGCCGAGCATTGGGCGAGGGAAAACGGGCTGCGCTGGAACGTTCGGATGGAGCTGGGCGCCGTCGAGACGATCAAGGAAGCCGTCAAGCACGGCATGGGAATCGGGCTGCTGCCGGGGCGCAGCGTCTTGAGGGAAGCCGCCGACGGCGATTTGGCGGTGCGGGAGCTGCCCGGCAAGGTGCGGCCTCGAACGATCAGCCTTGTCTACCGCAAGGAAGATTCGCTGGCGTCCCAGGCGTCGCGGTTCATCGCCTTTATGCGGGCGAAACTGGACGTATGA
- a CDS encoding ABC transporter substrate-binding protein, whose amino-acid sequence MKRNFINRGFAAAGLISLMLATAACGSNANGANGANNGNGAASSPSPSASQAASASPSASESAKPAGGGETLTVYLNDFDEIIKPMFEEATGYKLELVTGNGAEIMSRIEAEKGNPHWDVVWMDSMPSIEGLSQSGQLLEGYTPANAANLTDFAKGFVPANQSYYPTGAHAASVIVYNTEAFDEASAPQSWADLADPKFKDAVGMADPAVAAPAYPFVAWFFESKGMEEGKAYFKGVLGNGTRVYPKNPNVAQALTGGEIKAAALQESNAYALKNGGEPIGIIWPEEGAPGSVRVAAIQKETDHPEAAKAFVDFLLDPATQQALIDQGEESYFEPSVTGVNPKADREPNAKLVVAEASFASGHEAEIKQWFADNAVQ is encoded by the coding sequence ATGAAACGGAATTTCATCAACCGGGGCTTCGCCGCCGCGGGCCTGATATCGCTGATGCTGGCAACCGCGGCTTGCGGCAGCAACGCAAACGGCGCGAACGGTGCCAACAACGGAAACGGGGCGGCGAGCTCTCCTTCGCCGTCGGCCTCGCAAGCGGCTTCCGCGTCGCCTTCGGCTTCGGAAAGCGCGAAGCCTGCGGGGGGCGGCGAGACGCTGACGGTCTATTTGAACGATTTCGACGAAATCATCAAGCCGATGTTCGAAGAGGCGACCGGCTACAAGCTGGAACTCGTAACCGGCAACGGAGCGGAAATCATGTCCCGGATCGAAGCGGAAAAGGGGAACCCGCATTGGGACGTCGTCTGGATGGATTCGATGCCTTCCATCGAAGGCCTGAGCCAGAGCGGACAGCTGTTGGAGGGCTATACTCCCGCCAACGCCGCGAATTTGACCGATTTCGCGAAAGGCTTCGTGCCCGCGAACCAATCCTATTATCCGACGGGCGCGCACGCCGCCTCGGTCATCGTTTACAATACGGAGGCTTTCGACGAAGCGAGCGCGCCGCAATCGTGGGCCGATCTGGCCGACCCGAAATTCAAGGACGCGGTCGGCATGGCGGACCCGGCCGTCGCCGCTCCGGCGTATCCGTTCGTCGCCTGGTTTTTCGAATCGAAAGGCATGGAAGAGGGCAAGGCATACTTCAAGGGCGTATTGGGCAACGGCACCCGCGTCTATCCGAAAAACCCCAACGTCGCGCAAGCCCTGACCGGCGGCGAAATCAAGGCGGCCGCTCTCCAGGAGAGCAACGCGTACGCTCTGAAAAACGGCGGCGAGCCGATCGGCATCATCTGGCCGGAAGAAGGGGCGCCGGGTTCCGTCCGCGTCGCCGCGATTCAGAAGGAAACCGACCATCCGGAAGCGGCCAAGGCGTTTGTCGACTTCCTGCTCGATCCCGCTACCCAACAGGCTTTGATCGACCAAGGCGAGGAAAGCTATTTCGAACCGAGCGTGACGGGCGTCAATCCGAAAGCGGACCGCGAGCCGAACGCCAAGCTCGTCGTGGCGGAAGCTTCGTTCGCTTCCGGGCACGAGGCGGAAATCAAGCAATGGTTTGCGGATAACGCGGTGCAATGA
- a CDS encoding ABC transporter permease: MLNRIFAYGNRTGWLVLAVLVLLILLPLAAVVVQVLLPGVFFGTWQIGDLSLLLDVFKRPLWSQSLKNTLILGAGTTLLGTVIGGALASVRARWSFPGARLLDLAVWLLIITPSFILAQGWVMFAAPGGLARQWLGWDWVHSAVFTPAGLIFIMSLSKFPFAYLAVHAALEWKVDRLSEAARMNGGSSWTAWRTIQAPLLLPAYCSGAMLVFMDAVGDFGLPASIAAVFRFPTLPYSIYSALYTSPIRFDMAGVLSFYLVLIIALAMSLQFYALRKSRYDFLSSRAVRSEPRRPARGDWALAAGTAALLAAAVGIPFGSNLVSSITRSNGSAGSSLTFEHYRQLFANGGQLADGLLHSLGIAAGAAAIGLAVGFLVSYVLTYSTFKLRQTVDVISLISLAVPGVVLGIGYIFVWNQAWLEKIGLLLYGKPAILILASVAGAIPVITRVVTGAMAKVPKGLLAAAQMQGAPFGRRVRTILLPLLRGALVSAALAAFGASVFDLATTSILFPPNFMTLPVVINKAFEDLKFGYAAAATLTGGGIVIAVILAAEWLFKPRKRKERKT; encoded by the coding sequence ATGCTGAACCGAATATTCGCTTACGGGAACAGGACGGGCTGGCTGGTGCTGGCCGTCCTTGTTTTGCTTATTCTGCTTCCGCTTGCGGCGGTCGTCGTCCAGGTGCTGCTGCCGGGCGTTTTTTTCGGAACGTGGCAGATTGGCGACTTGTCGCTGCTGCTCGACGTGTTCAAGCGGCCTTTATGGTCGCAATCGTTAAAAAACACGCTTATCCTCGGCGCCGGCACGACGCTTCTCGGCACCGTCATCGGCGGAGCGCTTGCCTCCGTACGCGCCCGTTGGTCGTTTCCGGGGGCCCGGCTGCTCGATTTGGCGGTTTGGCTGCTGATCATTACGCCGTCCTTTATTCTCGCCCAAGGCTGGGTCATGTTCGCCGCGCCAGGCGGGCTGGCCCGCCAGTGGCTGGGCTGGGACTGGGTCCATTCGGCGGTGTTTACGCCGGCGGGGCTGATCTTCATTATGTCGCTCAGCAAATTTCCGTTCGCTTACTTGGCGGTGCATGCCGCTTTGGAATGGAAGGTCGACCGGCTCAGCGAGGCGGCGCGCATGAACGGCGGAAGCTCCTGGACCGCTTGGCGGACGATTCAGGCGCCGCTGCTGCTGCCGGCGTACTGCTCGGGGGCGATGCTCGTTTTTATGGACGCGGTGGGCGACTTCGGGCTTCCGGCTTCCATCGCGGCCGTATTCCGCTTTCCGACGCTTCCCTATTCGATTTATTCGGCCCTGTACACGTCGCCGATCCGCTTCGATATGGCCGGCGTGCTCTCGTTCTATCTCGTCCTGATCATCGCGCTGGCGATGAGCCTGCAATTTTACGCGCTCCGGAAATCGCGCTACGATTTCCTTTCCTCCCGGGCCGTCCGCTCGGAGCCCCGGCGGCCGGCCCGGGGAGACTGGGCGCTTGCCGCGGGAACCGCGGCGCTGCTCGCCGCGGCGGTCGGAATTCCGTTCGGCTCGAACCTAGTGTCCTCGATTACCCGATCGAACGGTTCGGCGGGAAGCTCGCTGACGTTCGAGCATTATCGGCAGTTGTTCGCCAACGGAGGCCAGCTGGCGGACGGGCTGCTCCATTCGCTCGGCATCGCCGCCGGCGCGGCCGCGATCGGATTGGCCGTCGGGTTTCTCGTCTCTTACGTCCTGACGTACTCGACGTTCAAGCTGCGGCAAACCGTCGACGTCATTTCGCTGATCTCCCTGGCCGTTCCGGGGGTCGTGCTCGGCATCGGCTACATTTTCGTCTGGAACCAGGCTTGGCTGGAGAAGATCGGCCTGCTGCTGTACGGTAAGCCGGCCATTCTCATTTTGGCAAGCGTGGCGGGAGCGATACCGGTCATCACGCGCGTCGTGACCGGAGCGATGGCCAAGGTGCCGAAGGGGCTGCTGGCGGCGGCGCAAATGCAGGGCGCGCCGTTCGGGCGCCGGGTGCGGACGATTTTGCTGCCGCTGCTGCGGGGAGCGCTCGTATCGGCGGCGCTGGCGGCGTTCGGCGCGAGCGTTTTCGATCTCGCGACGACGTCCATTTTGTTCCCGCCGAACTTCATGACGCTGCCCGTCGTCATCAACAAGGCGTTCGAGGATTTGAAGTTCGGTTATGCGGCGGCCGCGACGCTGACCGGCGGCGGAATCGTCATCGCCGTCATCCTGGCGGCGGAATGGCTGTTCAAACCCAGAAAACGCAAGGAGCGGAAAACGTGA
- a CDS encoding ABC transporter ATP-binding protein gives MSKPTILEVEGLGKAYGSHAALKGVDFGVAQGEIISVLGPSGCGKSTLLQLIAGLQQPDAGEIRLRGETVSSKSKLVPPEKRRINMVFQDYALWPHMSVYDNVSYGLKRKKASAAAIEEKVNGLLQLLHLEGFENRLPAQLSGGQQQRVAIARALATEPDLLLLDEPLSNLDMRLRIEMRTEMSYLFRKLGTTVFHVTHDPEEAFAMADRLIIMRNGAIDQIGRPQSCYGLPATPSAASLLGAGNRLSGKAESERADGEVAAAAEAGTGAGSRTDAGSEAGTEREGGAGARAERQGGAAGAGAEADSIPFAGRTVAARTGKSVLRGVSPERPAGSAEVYDILFRPEAASWEGSGMREAGYAASGGTRRFRPASTGFRPASSTAPSRGAGGGCSPKTPKGESLRCSTTSLSRRERPERSFFPRTKRTCIRNETKGDRRCPVFWPFRTFTVMRRRRARCFAWPITRREPTGFICWETLSIRTAAAGRR, from the coding sequence GTGAGCAAACCTACGATACTGGAAGTGGAAGGGCTCGGGAAGGCGTACGGGAGCCATGCGGCGCTCAAAGGGGTCGATTTCGGCGTCGCGCAAGGCGAGATCATCAGCGTGCTGGGACCTTCGGGCTGCGGAAAATCGACCCTGCTTCAACTGATCGCGGGCTTGCAGCAGCCGGATGCGGGGGAAATCAGGCTTAGAGGCGAAACCGTGTCGTCGAAAAGCAAGCTGGTCCCGCCCGAAAAAAGGCGGATCAACATGGTGTTCCAGGATTATGCCCTATGGCCTCATATGTCGGTATACGATAACGTTTCGTACGGCTTGAAACGGAAAAAAGCGTCGGCTGCCGCCATCGAGGAGAAAGTGAACGGCTTGCTGCAGCTGCTTCATCTGGAAGGGTTCGAAAATCGTCTGCCCGCCCAGCTGTCCGGCGGCCAGCAGCAGCGGGTGGCGATCGCCCGGGCGCTGGCGACGGAGCCGGATTTGCTGCTGCTCGACGAGCCGCTGTCCAATCTGGACATGAGGCTGCGGATCGAGATGAGGACGGAGATGTCTTATCTGTTCCGCAAACTGGGAACGACGGTATTCCACGTGACGCACGACCCGGAGGAAGCGTTCGCGATGGCCGACCGGCTGATCATCATGCGCAACGGGGCGATCGACCAGATCGGCCGGCCGCAAAGCTGCTACGGGCTGCCGGCGACGCCTTCGGCCGCTTCCCTGCTGGGGGCGGGCAACCGGCTGAGCGGCAAGGCCGAATCGGAACGGGCCGACGGGGAAGTCGCCGCGGCCGCGGAGGCGGGGACCGGGGCGGGCAGCCGAACCGATGCGGGCTCGGAAGCGGGAACGGAACGGGAAGGCGGCGCCGGAGCGCGGGCGGAAAGGCAGGGCGGAGCGGCCGGAGCCGGGGCGGAAGCCGATTCGATCCCGTTCGCGGGCCGCACGGTCGCCGCGAGAACGGGAAAATCCGTGCTTCGGGGCGTATCGCCGGAACGGCCTGCCGGAAGCGCGGAAGTTTATGATATTCTATTCCGCCCGGAAGCCGCGAGTTGGGAAGGCAGCGGAATGCGGGAAGCCGGCTATGCCGCATCCGGGGGAACCAGGCGTTTCCGCCCGGCTTCAACCGGCTTCCGGCCCGCATCGTCCACAGCTCCTTCGAGGGGAGCCGGTGGAGGGTGCTCGCCGAAGACGCCGAAGGGCGAAAGCTTGCGCTGTTCCACGACGAGCCTCTCCCGGCGGGAGCGACCGGAGCGCTCGTTTTTTCCCCGAACGAAACGTACATGTATCCGCAACGAGACGAAAGGTGATCGCAGATGCCCCGTATTTTGGCCATTTCGGACATTCACGGTCATGCGGAGGCGGCGCGCGCGCTGCTTCGCATGGCCGATTACGCGCCGGGAACCGACCGGCTTTATTTGCTGGGAGACTTTATCGATACGAACCGCGGCAGCTGGCCGGCGCTGA
- a CDS encoding serine/threonine protein phosphatase, with protein MADYAPGTDRLYLLGDFIDTNRGSWPALRFARELALQGARAVLGNMERWMLGAAERREAPAVAPEDISFLRETPLYWREDEFLLVHAGIRPGVPLERQEASDLTGIRNDFWEKDGELPYTVVFGHTPTFKMGARAGELWFGKKRIGIDTGAKHGCRLTLVDLSNRISFSCATESFGRYSDLRERGWTLPQ; from the coding sequence ATGGCCGATTACGCGCCGGGAACCGACCGGCTTTATTTGCTGGGAGACTTTATCGATACGAACCGCGGCAGCTGGCCGGCGCTGAGGTTCGCGCGCGAGCTGGCGCTGCAAGGGGCGCGGGCGGTGCTCGGCAATATGGAGCGCTGGATGCTGGGCGCGGCCGAGCGCAGGGAGGCGCCGGCGGTCGCTCCGGAGGATATTTCGTTTTTGCGGGAAACTCCGCTTTATTGGCGCGAGGACGAATTTTTGCTCGTGCATGCGGGCATCCGGCCCGGCGTTCCGCTCGAGAGGCAGGAGGCTTCCGATTTGACGGGAATCCGCAACGATTTTTGGGAAAAGGACGGGGAGCTGCCGTATACGGTCGTTTTCGGACATACGCCGACCTTCAAGATGGGCGCCAGGGCGGGAGAGCTCTGGTTCGGGAAAAAGCGGATCGGCATCGACACCGGAGCCAAGCACGGCTGCCGCCTGACGCTTGTCGACCTGAGCAACCGGATTTCCTTTTCCTGCGCCACGGAATCGTTCGGCCGGTACTCGGATTTGCGCGAGCGAGGGTGGACGCTGCCGCAATAA